The following are from one region of the Pseudodesulfovibrio piezophilus C1TLV30 genome:
- a CDS encoding 2-phosphosulfolactate phosphatase, producing MVVNVVECFGGVRRAKGLVVIIDVFRAFSLACYAVENGATDYLAVGDVELARNLAAETNGILVGERDCVRIEGFDYGNSPAEIEHVDFTGRTMIHTTSAGTQGLVGVADADEVLTGAFVNASALVEYIKARKPDVVTLVAMGSGGVMRAQEDMMCAMYLKNELEGYPNSFETLKTFLEGVDSAEKFFDPSKEFAPERDFELCMALDRFDFVLKATPHEDGGVRLEPIHVPTA from the coding sequence ATGGTTGTCAATGTTGTTGAGTGTTTTGGGGGAGTTCGCCGGGCAAAAGGGTTGGTGGTCATCATTGATGTCTTCAGGGCTTTTTCTCTGGCCTGTTATGCCGTGGAAAATGGTGCTACGGATTACCTTGCCGTTGGTGATGTCGAGCTTGCAAGAAATCTGGCAGCAGAGACAAACGGTATTCTCGTCGGAGAAAGGGATTGTGTTCGCATAGAAGGGTTCGATTATGGTAATTCTCCTGCTGAAATCGAGCATGTTGATTTTACCGGCAGGACAATGATTCATACCACCAGTGCCGGGACACAGGGATTAGTGGGTGTTGCTGATGCCGATGAAGTTCTTACTGGCGCTTTTGTCAATGCTTCAGCGCTGGTGGAATATATCAAAGCGAGAAAACCGGATGTTGTAACCCTGGTTGCCATGGGCTCCGGCGGGGTGATGAGAGCGCAGGAAGATATGATGTGTGCTATGTATTTGAAAAATGAATTGGAAGGGTATCCGAACAGTTTCGAAACGCTGAAAACGTTTCTGGAAGGTGTGGATAGTGCTGAAAAGTTTTTCGATCCCAGCAAGGAGTTTGCTCCGGAGAGGGATTTTGAATTGTGCATGGCCCTTGATCGATTTGATTTCGTGTTGAAAGCGACACCTCACGAAGATGGTGGCGTGAGGCTCGAACCAATACATGTCCCAACGGCTTAG
- a CDS encoding two-component system response regulator, protein MTQMQKVLIVDDSQTNLALLNHMLAQEGCDIVQAKSGIEAIELVRHTNFALILLDIQMPGMNGYETALKIKEFDKGRHVPIIFITAIFQDEDNVRQGYETGAVDYLFRPVDVETLKSKVQVFLQLNEQKMLLEREIDQRRKSEHALGVAEEKYRSIFERAVEGIFQATVTGVLSEVNPAMVRLFGYDSADEMVGVEAMRQHLMIDADEREEYIKVLKRDGFVSNFEFRARKKDGEIIWCSESSRLVTLEGKETEFIEGVLEDVTKRKLNEMELKHLATVDSLTGVPNRHLFFDRAEHALAHAKRYGTKVAVLFVDLNDFKRVNDTYGHQTGDELLRMVAERLMRRTRETDTLARLGGDEFGVLLTNLEDPESAVFVSGNLLEVMDSPFIIQGESIKVGATVGISYYPDDGKDCVTLISRADAAMYGAKKRGGVRFGTFKDCGVPK, encoded by the coding sequence ATGACACAGATGCAAAAGGTTCTCATAGTTGATGACTCGCAGACCAATCTTGCCCTGCTGAACCATATGCTGGCTCAGGAAGGGTGCGATATTGTCCAGGCAAAGAGCGGGATCGAAGCGATAGAGTTGGTGAGACATACCAATTTTGCCCTGATTTTACTGGATATCCAGATGCCGGGCATGAACGGTTATGAGACCGCCTTGAAGATCAAGGAATTTGATAAGGGGAGGCATGTCCCGATCATTTTCATCACAGCCATTTTTCAGGATGAGGACAATGTCAGGCAGGGATATGAAACCGGAGCTGTTGATTATCTATTTCGACCAGTTGATGTCGAGACCCTCAAAAGCAAAGTTCAGGTTTTTCTTCAGCTCAATGAGCAGAAAATGTTACTTGAACGGGAGATTGATCAACGCAGAAAGTCAGAACACGCCTTAGGGGTTGCCGAGGAAAAATACAGATCAATCTTTGAGCGTGCTGTAGAAGGTATTTTTCAGGCTACGGTCACAGGCGTGCTTTCCGAGGTGAATCCGGCGATGGTCCGATTATTCGGATACGACTCTGCGGATGAAATGGTTGGTGTCGAAGCCATGCGGCAACATCTCATGATTGATGCTGATGAACGCGAAGAATATATCAAGGTTCTCAAAAGGGATGGCTTTGTTTCCAATTTTGAATTTCGCGCCAGAAAAAAAGATGGTGAAATTATTTGGTGCTCCGAAAGTTCCCGGCTGGTTACCCTGGAAGGAAAAGAGACGGAGTTCATCGAAGGTGTTTTGGAAGACGTCACTAAGCGTAAGTTGAATGAAATGGAATTGAAGCACCTTGCCACAGTCGACAGTCTGACGGGGGTGCCCAATCGTCATCTCTTTTTTGACAGAGCGGAACACGCCCTGGCTCATGCAAAACGGTACGGAACCAAGGTCGCTGTTCTCTTTGTCGATCTCAACGATTTTAAACGGGTCAACGACACCTATGGACATCAAACAGGGGATGAACTGTTACGTATGGTGGCCGAGCGATTGATGCGCAGAACCCGTGAAACCGACACACTTGCGCGTTTGGGGGGCGATGAGTTCGGAGTTCTTCTGACTAACCTGGAAGATCCTGAGTCCGCAGTATTCGTCTCCGGCAATCTTCTTGAGGTGATGGATTCGCCATTTATCATTCAGGGAGAATCCATCAAGGTCGGTGCGACCGTCGGGATCAGCTATTATCCGGATGATGGCAAGGATTGCGTTACCTTGATCAGCCGGGCAGATGCAGCCATGTATGGGGCTAAAAAACGCGGTGGTGTCAGATTTGGCACTTTCAAGGATTGTGGCGTCCCGAAATAG
- a CDS encoding NADH-quinone oxidoreductase subunit D codes for MSAYQNMEQMAGDFYTRKFEAGKQDGTLIINMGPQHPSTHGVLRIVIEVDGEYIVRAEPVLGYLHRMHEKMGETQTWGGFIPNMGRVDYGHPMAWNWAYVGAVEKLMGIEVPERAEYLRVIMTEFNRLTSHLLWWGAYILDLGAFTPIMYAFDDREMILDILQRPSASRLTYSNFRVGGVQMDFDDKCLELMKAFIPHFRERLPMYHDLVTENLILRRRIEGVGIIDKDMCQRYGCSGPVLRGAGVCSDVRKDEPYSIYDRFDFDIPTQQSACSAGRYHVRVAEMEQSLRIIEQALEQLDGAEGKHIMDKAPKPSMKPPAGEAYCTVEGGRGKIGVYVASDGSKIPYRVKLRAPGFSNMHAFAEAATGTILADAVAILGSLDLIIPEIDR; via the coding sequence ATGTCGGCTTACCAAAATATGGAACAGATGGCGGGTGATTTCTACACCCGCAAGTTCGAGGCCGGAAAGCAGGACGGAACCCTGATCATTAATATGGGTCCGCAGCACCCGTCGACACACGGCGTGCTGAGGATCGTGATTGAGGTTGACGGCGAATACATTGTCCGCGCCGAACCCGTACTGGGTTACCTGCACCGCATGCATGAAAAAATGGGCGAAACACAAACCTGGGGAGGCTTTATCCCCAATATGGGCCGTGTCGATTATGGGCACCCCATGGCATGGAACTGGGCTTATGTCGGCGCAGTGGAAAAATTGATGGGCATTGAAGTGCCGGAACGCGCAGAATATCTGCGCGTGATTATGACCGAATTCAACCGCCTTACTTCACATTTGCTCTGGTGGGGGGCGTATATTCTCGATCTCGGTGCGTTTACACCGATTATGTATGCGTTTGATGATCGTGAGATGATTCTTGATATCCTGCAACGACCATCGGCTTCCCGCTTGACGTATTCAAACTTTCGGGTTGGCGGCGTGCAGATGGATTTCGATGACAAATGTCTTGAATTGATGAAGGCATTCATTCCGCATTTTCGGGAACGGTTGCCGATGTATCACGATCTTGTCACCGAGAATCTCATTCTCAGACGACGCATCGAAGGGGTCGGTATTATTGATAAGGATATGTGCCAACGTTACGGCTGTAGCGGCCCTGTCCTCCGTGGTGCAGGGGTGTGTTCGGATGTTCGCAAGGACGAACCGTATTCCATTTATGATCGGTTTGATTTTGATATCCCGACACAGCAGTCGGCGTGTTCGGCTGGCCGGTATCATGTCCGAGTCGCGGAAATGGAACAATCTCTGCGCATTATTGAGCAGGCATTGGAACAACTTGATGGGGCTGAAGGAAAACACATCATGGACAAGGCTCCCAAGCCTTCCATGAAACCACCGGCAGGGGAAGCTTATTGCACAGTTGAAGGTGGTCGTGGAAAGATCGGTGTCTATGTGGCCTCTGATGGAAGCAAGATTCCCTATCGCGTCAAATTGCGCGCTCCGGGGTTCTCCAACATGCATGCTTTTGCCGAGGCGGCAACAGGCACCATCTTGGCTGATGCAGTCGCCATTTTGGGCAGCCTTGACCTGATTATCCCGGAAATCGACAGGTAG
- a CDS encoding glycosyltransferase family 4 protein translates to MKIMFLIPQGMQNSHAQFRVLPLIAHEFGDAADMFYKEIPKNPIRRYSFFSRLPHADVIVIHRELVSAFELGGIRRLCEVLVFDCSEAVWAMPGESLNRLGAARKLAKRQRRFERLCQQADIGVADNSRLAKEMSGLCERVHTVPTAIDSNLYCPGTGGKRGGVTLVGWVETVGDLSAFKSTLAQLEMHAGQIQFSIVSRKQYIGPGREYSFWAAWSQENEPMKLQAMDIGLLPVVNDDFGEGGCTLNILKYMASGVAVVASDIGVHSEMVEHGVNGFLVRETGDWEKYVMMLANDKVLRARLAEAGRQKAVEMFSLREYRERYRTVLAF, encoded by the coding sequence ATGAAAATTATGTTTCTCATCCCTCAGGGGATGCAGAATTCCCATGCGCAATTTCGTGTGCTGCCCTTGATAGCACATGAATTTGGGGATGCTGCTGATATGTTTTATAAGGAAATTCCCAAGAATCCGATTCGCCGGTATTCTTTTTTTAGCCGACTACCCCACGCAGACGTGATTGTTATTCATCGAGAGTTGGTCTCCGCTTTTGAGTTGGGAGGTATTCGTCGGTTATGTGAAGTCCTGGTTTTCGATTGTTCGGAAGCAGTCTGGGCAATGCCTGGAGAGAGTCTCAATAGGTTGGGCGCAGCCCGGAAGCTGGCAAAAAGGCAACGTCGCTTCGAACGCCTTTGTCAACAGGCGGATATCGGTGTTGCCGATAATTCCAGACTTGCAAAAGAAATGTCAGGACTATGCGAAAGAGTCCATACTGTTCCCACGGCTATTGACTCAAACCTTTACTGTCCGGGAACCGGAGGCAAGAGGGGAGGCGTCACATTAGTCGGCTGGGTAGAGACTGTGGGGGATCTTTCTGCGTTCAAAAGCACTTTGGCACAGCTTGAAATGCATGCAGGTCAGATTCAGTTTTCAATTGTTTCCCGTAAACAATATATAGGCCCAGGGCGTGAGTATTCCTTTTGGGCTGCATGGTCGCAGGAGAATGAACCCATGAAACTCCAGGCCATGGATATCGGTCTGCTTCCCGTGGTCAATGATGACTTCGGCGAGGGAGGGTGTACCTTGAATATATTGAAGTACATGGCCAGTGGTGTTGCTGTTGTCGCTTCGGATATTGGTGTTCATAGTGAAATGGTGGAACATGGTGTGAACGGATTTCTTGTTCGGGAGACCGGGGACTGGGAAAAATACGTCATGATGTTGGCCAATGACAAAGTTCTGCGAGCGCGTTTGGCAGAAGCGGGGCGGCAAAAGGCTGTGGAGATGTTTTCATTGAGGGAATACAGAGAGCGATACCGCACGGTGCTCGCTTTTTGA
- a CDS encoding NADH-quinone oxidoreductase subunit B, which yields MAAQDSVVPNDYLTAGHHRLDPPIVNVQLAQDIFDVCRSMSLWPMTFGLACCAIEMMATGMARFDMARFGAEVFRPSPRQSDVMIVAGTVTKKMAPAVVRLYEQMPGPKWVIAMGNCAISGGPFKIKDNYNVIEGVDTLIPVDVYVPGCPPRPEGLLEGFFQLQRLITGKRWWPVAAKVEG from the coding sequence ATGGCCGCGCAGGATTCAGTAGTTCCCAATGATTATTTGACGGCCGGGCATCACCGCCTGGACCCGCCTATCGTCAATGTTCAGCTGGCGCAGGATATTTTTGATGTCTGCCGCTCCATGTCCCTATGGCCCATGACCTTCGGCCTGGCGTGCTGTGCCATCGAAATGATGGCAACAGGGATGGCCCGTTTTGATATGGCGCGTTTCGGGGCCGAAGTCTTTCGGCCATCGCCGCGTCAATCAGATGTGATGATCGTTGCCGGAACTGTCACCAAGAAGATGGCACCGGCGGTTGTCCGCTTATATGAGCAGATGCCTGGTCCCAAGTGGGTTATTGCAATGGGGAACTGTGCCATTTCTGGTGGCCCGTTCAAAATAAAGGACAATTATAACGTGATTGAGGGAGTGGATACACTCATTCCTGTTGACGTGTATGTCCCGGGCTGTCCGCCGAGACCGGAAGGACTTCTGGAGGGATTCTTCCAATTGCAGCGGCTGATTACCGGAAAGCGTTGGTGGCCTGTGGCTGCCAAGGTGGAGGGGTAA
- a CDS encoding NADH-quinone oxidoreductase subunit J family protein has translation MEIMAKVAFCIYTLVILGGSIVAVSSSSLVRALVGLITTLIGVAGMYMLLATPFMAFMQLLIYVGAVSVLIFFAVMLTRAERGGDESGKAPMKTYVFGLAATLAPAGVLGWLIMTRPVQSLAVPTEVTIKQLGGELLGSYFLPFELISVILMVAMSGAVLLTWEKRGGEKR, from the coding sequence ATGGAAATAATGGCAAAAGTCGCATTTTGTATCTACACGCTGGTCATTTTGGGAGGCTCAATCGTTGCGGTCTCAAGTTCCAGTCTGGTCCGTGCCCTGGTAGGGCTAATCACCACACTGATCGGTGTAGCCGGCATGTATATGCTTCTGGCAACTCCGTTTATGGCCTTCATGCAACTCCTGATTTATGTGGGAGCCGTTTCTGTCCTCATCTTCTTCGCAGTCATGCTGACGCGGGCCGAACGAGGTGGAGATGAATCCGGAAAGGCCCCTATGAAAACGTATGTGTTCGGGCTTGCGGCCACTCTTGCTCCGGCCGGGGTTCTCGGCTGGCTGATCATGACCAGGCCGGTCCAGTCTCTTGCGGTCCCAACAGAGGTCACTATTAAGCAATTGGGCGGTGAGCTTCTTGGGTCGTATTTTCTGCCCTTTGAACTTATCTCGGTCATTCTTATGGTCGCCATGTCTGGTGCCGTCTTGTTGACTTGGGAAAAGAGAGGAGGGGAGAAGAGATGA
- the nuoH gene encoding NADH-quinone oxidoreductase subunit NuoH, with protein sequence MNAFLQHLIPLVIGAIGAMVWLGLNALVLVYCERKFAGHIQRRPGPFEVGPHGILQPLIDGLKLMGKQLLTPDNSDAILFWMAPILSMIPVLLLFMPIPYGPSVIGMKVNLGLLLILAFSSFNGLAVILAGWASNNKWGVLGAARAVAQTVAYEIPLLLVVLTISFMTGTLDLSEITAQQSGHIGNWFIWKQPLAFIIFIVAMFGETNRAPFDLAEAESELTAGFHTEYSSMGFGLFFMAEYGYMVVISSVCAVLFLGGFHGPIPGIDGWWWMLLKTYALLSFMIWVRWTYPRVRFDQLLNINWKWLLPLATANLLATALLIKL encoded by the coding sequence ATGAACGCATTCTTACAACATTTGATACCTTTGGTCATAGGTGCCATTGGGGCCATGGTATGGTTAGGTCTCAATGCACTGGTGCTGGTTTATTGTGAACGCAAATTCGCAGGACATATCCAGCGCCGCCCCGGTCCTTTTGAAGTCGGTCCCCATGGAATTCTTCAGCCTCTTATTGATGGCTTGAAGCTTATGGGGAAGCAGCTCCTGACCCCGGATAATTCCGATGCAATCCTTTTCTGGATGGCACCGATTCTGTCCATGATTCCGGTTCTGCTCCTCTTTATGCCTATCCCCTATGGTCCCTCGGTCATTGGAATGAAGGTGAATCTTGGTCTGTTGTTGATATTGGCATTTTCCAGTTTCAACGGATTAGCTGTGATTCTGGCTGGTTGGGCTTCAAACAATAAGTGGGGTGTGCTTGGTGCGGCTCGTGCAGTAGCTCAGACCGTAGCCTACGAAATTCCGCTTTTGTTGGTGGTTTTGACCATCTCATTCATGACGGGGACTCTGGACCTGTCCGAGATCACAGCGCAGCAGAGCGGACATATCGGTAACTGGTTTATATGGAAACAGCCTCTTGCTTTTATTATCTTCATTGTGGCGATGTTTGGTGAAACGAATCGTGCTCCCTTTGACCTGGCGGAGGCCGAGTCCGAGTTGACTGCGGGTTTTCATACCGAATATTCGTCCATGGGATTTGGTCTCTTCTTCATGGCGGAGTACGGATATATGGTCGTGATCAGCTCCGTGTGTGCGGTGCTCTTTTTGGGAGGTTTTCATGGTCCCATCCCCGGTATTGACGGATGGTGGTGGATGCTTCTCAAAACATATGCTCTGCTTTCCTTCATGATCTGGGTTCGTTGGACCTACCCTCGGGTTCGGTTTGACCAACTTTTGAACATCAACTGGAAATGGCTTCTGCCGCTGGCTACAGCAAATCTGTTGGCTACAGCGTTGCTGATCAAGTTGTAG
- a CDS encoding UDP-glucuronic acid decarboxylase family protein, producing MKKKRVLVTGGSGFLGSHICERLLSMGREVICVDNFFTGRKENILHLMGNPYFEIIRHDVTFPLYIEVDEIYNLACPASPVHYQYDPVQTTKTSVHGAINMLGLAKRIKAKIFQASTSEVYGDPEIHPQTEDYWGNVNPIGVRSCYDEGKRCAETLFFDYNRQHNLRIKVGRIFNTYGPRMAMDDGRVISNFVVQALRGQDITIYGKGEQTRSFCYVDDLVDGIIGFMEKTPDTFTGPMNLGNPGEFTILELAQTITNMVGSQSRIIHKDLPADDPMQRKPDISLAQKNIHWNPQITLREGLTKTIEYFDTYLKNL from the coding sequence ATGAAGAAAAAACGTGTTCTCGTCACTGGTGGTTCGGGTTTCCTCGGTTCCCACATCTGCGAACGCCTTCTCTCCATGGGCAGGGAAGTCATATGCGTTGACAATTTTTTTACAGGCAGAAAGGAGAATATTCTCCACCTCATGGGCAATCCTTATTTTGAGATAATCCGACATGATGTAACTTTTCCGCTCTACATTGAAGTGGATGAAATCTACAACCTTGCATGCCCGGCATCTCCAGTACACTACCAATACGATCCGGTACAGACCACCAAGACCAGCGTTCACGGAGCCATCAATATGCTTGGCCTGGCAAAACGCATCAAGGCCAAAATTTTTCAGGCTTCGACAAGTGAAGTTTATGGCGACCCTGAAATACACCCTCAAACCGAAGACTATTGGGGCAACGTCAACCCTATAGGGGTCCGCTCCTGCTACGATGAAGGCAAACGTTGTGCTGAAACCCTCTTCTTCGATTATAATCGACAACACAATCTACGAATCAAAGTGGGCCGCATCTTTAATACCTACGGTCCCAGAATGGCTATGGACGACGGTCGTGTGATTTCAAACTTCGTAGTCCAGGCTCTGCGCGGACAGGATATTACCATCTATGGCAAAGGAGAACAGACTCGCAGCTTTTGCTATGTCGATGATCTTGTCGATGGCATCATTGGATTCATGGAGAAAACCCCGGACACTTTCACGGGGCCGATGAACCTCGGTAATCCTGGTGAATTCACGATTCTCGAACTGGCACAAACCATCACTAACATGGTTGGAAGCCAATCCAGAATCATCCACAAAGATCTTCCAGCTGACGATCCCATGCAACGCAAACCAGACATTTCGTTGGCTCAAAAAAACATACACTGGAATCCGCAGATCACACTTCGAGAAGGACTCACTAAAACCATTGAATATTTCGACACCTATTTGAAAAACCTTTAG
- a CDS encoding NADH-quinone oxidoreductase subunit A — translation MVFSWLHFAMILFLLAGLLFACGPLILAALFAPKARGGDIGMPYECGMVPYGSSWARWGVSYYVYALIFLAFDVDVLYLFPVSTAYTDAAGWIPFVKVFIFLSFLILSVVYFWAKGVFTWPRRIQ, via the coding sequence ATGGTTTTTAGCTGGCTGCACTTTGCAATGATTCTTTTTTTGCTCGCTGGGCTTCTTTTTGCCTGCGGGCCGTTGATTTTGGCCGCGCTGTTTGCCCCGAAAGCTCGGGGAGGGGACATTGGAATGCCGTATGAATGCGGTATGGTCCCTTACGGCAGCTCATGGGCACGATGGGGGGTATCGTATTATGTATATGCCCTGATCTTCCTCGCCTTTGACGTGGATGTCCTTTATCTGTTTCCCGTTTCCACGGCGTATACTGACGCTGCGGGCTGGATTCCCTTTGTAAAGGTTTTCATCTTTCTGTCATTCCTTATTCTTTCCGTCGTCTATTTTTGGGCGAAAGGGGTGTTTACATGGCCGCGCAGGATTCAGTAG
- a CDS encoding NADH-quinone oxidoreductase subunit C: MLQVLADIPTQCVSMQDRETTGHVWSIFLAPNQILKAAQKLYEAEYALEDVLALDFEEGFLVLYHFNRWTVDERVTLRVLVSGATPSLPSIAGVFQGAEWHEREVRDFHGIHFEGNPNLVPLLMPAEAVDVHPLVKTAKVRQSIKDLLNLGEIISCTREIEELFAEAEAEDASDA; this comes from the coding sequence ATGTTACAAGTACTTGCAGATATCCCGACACAATGTGTGTCAATGCAGGATAGGGAAACGACAGGACATGTCTGGTCGATTTTTCTTGCTCCGAATCAAATCCTCAAGGCAGCGCAGAAACTGTATGAGGCCGAGTATGCCCTCGAAGATGTCCTGGCATTGGACTTTGAAGAGGGCTTTTTAGTGCTCTATCACTTCAACCGATGGACCGTTGACGAGCGGGTGACATTGCGTGTGCTGGTCTCCGGAGCGACTCCCTCGCTGCCTTCCATAGCAGGGGTTTTTCAGGGGGCAGAATGGCACGAGCGGGAAGTCCGTGACTTTCACGGAATTCACTTCGAAGGCAATCCGAATCTCGTGCCGTTGTTGATGCCTGCCGAGGCTGTGGATGTTCATCCACTCGTCAAGACTGCGAAGGTGCGTCAATCCATCAAGGATCTCCTGAACCTTGGCGAGATTATCTCGTGTACCAGGGAAATTGAAGAATTGTTTGCGGAAGCAGAGGCCGAGGACGCCTCTGATGCGTAG
- a CDS encoding 4Fe-4S binding protein, with amino-acid sequence MSTFKKNVIQPILDCWSLLVGLKITGKYFCKPLVTVHYPREVIDDENLSTYGGHIELIGKPKDPAMPKCISCMMCVTNCPSKCLKVVKQKAPKPTPEQEAEWARAEEAGEKVVKPKAPKNPAKFTYDYTLCSLCGTCIENCPAKSLKFSNNIYWVATSREEMHIDLIARLKKQATELSAPAPKGTAQSAVSGKEA; translated from the coding sequence ATGAGTACATTCAAGAAAAACGTCATACAGCCAATTCTCGATTGTTGGTCTCTGCTGGTGGGATTGAAGATCACAGGCAAGTATTTTTGCAAGCCATTGGTCACAGTCCATTATCCGCGTGAAGTCATCGACGACGAGAACCTGTCAACATACGGTGGGCACATTGAGCTTATAGGCAAGCCTAAGGATCCGGCCATGCCCAAGTGCATTTCGTGCATGATGTGTGTGACCAACTGCCCGAGTAAATGTCTGAAAGTTGTCAAGCAAAAGGCTCCCAAACCGACACCTGAACAGGAAGCGGAATGGGCACGGGCTGAAGAAGCTGGTGAAAAAGTCGTCAAACCCAAAGCGCCGAAGAATCCGGCCAAATTCACCTATGACTATACTTTGTGCAGCTTGTGCGGGACCTGCATCGAAAACTGCCCGGCCAAGTCGTTGAAGTTCTCCAACAATATATACTGGGTGGCAACAAGCCGGGAGGAGATGCATATAGATCTTATCGCCCGCTTGAAAAAGCAGGCCACGGAGTTGTCTGCTCCGGCTCCCAAAGGTACGGCTCAATCCGCCGTATCGGGGAAGGAGGCATAA
- the nuoK gene encoding NADH-quinone oxidoreductase subunit NuoK, with the protein MSALTLYQIVALILLCAGLFGLTQRRSLVGMLICVELMLNGAGLSMVAAAQLTEFNAVLGQLGTLFVMGLAAAEATIVLAIVVVVARRFGSARTSDITTLKE; encoded by the coding sequence ATGAGTGCCCTGACACTATATCAAATCGTTGCGTTGATTTTGTTGTGCGCAGGCCTGTTTGGTCTGACTCAGCGGAGAAGCCTTGTCGGTATGTTGATCTGTGTGGAGCTTATGCTCAATGGTGCGGGATTGTCCATGGTGGCGGCCGCTCAACTCACGGAATTCAATGCGGTCCTCGGCCAACTCGGTACCCTTTTTGTCATGGGGCTTGCCGCAGCAGAAGCGACCATCGTGCTGGCAATCGTTGTTGTTGTCGCCAGGCGGTTCGGTTCCGCCCGCACCAGTGACATCACTACCTTGAAGGAATAG
- a CDS encoding IS1182 family transposase, whose translation MLKTPKDQQVKMEFVSINDLVPQNHLLRKIAKVIDFSFIRKRTKELYCEDNGRPAIDPVVLFKMLFIGYLFGIRSERQLVREIEVNMAYRWFLGFGLQDKIPNASTLSQNRRRRFNGTSVAQDIFDGIVVQAMHKNLVGGHTLYTDSTHLKANANKNKYKEKQVSKSTKSYLGELDEAVEEDRREHGKKPLKVRSVEPEEKQIKQSTTDPESGYMVREGKPKGFFYLDHRTVDSRCNIITDSHVTSAALHDSVPYLERLERQIDRFDFSVKNVGLDAGYFTPHICKALIEKDIYGVIGYRRPPRRKGMLPKRLYQYQPETDCYICPEGQKLHYVTTNREGYRQYASSPEQCQSCRRLGECTTSRTHKKTISRHVWQNHKDLIDQHRLSEYGKRVYVRRKETVERSFADAKELHGHRYARFRGLSKVQEQSLLSSACQNMKKMAMMLVPTGILHAILSSFLRHFRLRALSGGSFTTTTQQNNLLAT comes from the coding sequence ATGCTGAAAACGCCTAAAGACCAACAAGTAAAGATGGAGTTTGTTTCGATCAATGACCTGGTCCCACAAAACCATCTTCTTCGAAAAATTGCCAAAGTCATAGACTTTTCCTTCATCCGCAAACGCACCAAGGAGCTGTACTGCGAAGACAATGGACGACCAGCCATTGACCCGGTAGTGCTCTTCAAAATGCTGTTTATTGGCTACCTGTTCGGAATCCGTAGCGAGCGACAACTCGTGAGAGAGATCGAGGTCAACATGGCTTATCGATGGTTCCTCGGATTTGGCTTGCAGGACAAGATTCCCAATGCCTCGACCCTCAGCCAGAACAGGCGGCGCAGGTTTAATGGAACCAGCGTTGCCCAAGACATTTTTGATGGGATCGTAGTTCAGGCCATGCACAAGAATCTTGTTGGTGGGCATACGCTTTACACCGACTCAACTCATCTCAAGGCCAATGCGAACAAGAATAAATACAAGGAAAAGCAGGTCAGTAAAAGCACAAAATCCTACCTCGGCGAACTCGATGAAGCCGTGGAGGAAGATCGACGTGAGCATGGCAAAAAGCCGCTAAAAGTACGATCTGTCGAGCCTGAAGAAAAGCAGATCAAGCAAAGTACGACCGACCCTGAAAGCGGTTATATGGTCCGAGAAGGTAAGCCCAAAGGCTTCTTTTATCTGGATCATCGCACGGTAGACAGCCGCTGCAACATTATCACCGACAGCCATGTGACCTCGGCGGCCTTGCACGATAGCGTGCCGTATCTGGAAAGGCTAGAAAGGCAGATTGATCGGTTCGATTTTTCAGTGAAAAACGTAGGACTTGATGCCGGATATTTCACACCACATATATGCAAGGCGCTGATAGAAAAAGATATTTATGGCGTCATTGGCTATCGTCGGCCACCTCGTCGCAAAGGAATGCTCCCCAAACGACTGTACCAATACCAGCCTGAAACCGATTGTTATATCTGCCCAGAAGGTCAAAAACTTCACTATGTGACAACGAACCGAGAAGGGTATCGACAGTACGCTTCTTCGCCAGAACAGTGTCAATCCTGTCGACGACTTGGAGAATGTACGACGAGCAGAACTCACAAAAAGACAATCAGTCGGCATGTTTGGCAGAACCATAAAGACTTGATCGATCAGCACCGCCTCAGCGAGTATGGAAAGCGGGTTTACGTCCGGCGAAAAGAGACCGTTGAACGCAGCTTTGCCGATGCGAAAGAATTGCATGGGCATCGCTATGCCCGCTTCCGAGGCTTGTCTAAAGTGCAAGAGCAAAGTCTGCTTTCCTCCGCCTGCCAGAATATGAAGAAAATGGCTATGATGCTGGTTCCAACAGGCATTTTGCATGCAATATTGTCATCATTTTTACGTCATTTCCGCTTAAGAGCCCTTTCAGGTGGTTCTTTCACGACAACAACCCAACAAAACAACCTTTTGGCGACGTGA